Proteins from one Thermococcus sp. M36 genomic window:
- a CDS encoding MFS transporter — protein MDLLGRYRLLFILMNTGFIGNLTVIYYLSKGITYGQIGLVSAVSALGFFLFEVPTGVVADKVSRKTSVLIGMALFSLGTVILILLQNFPMLIAYAVVSSLGATFASGSLQAWLFDNLKHLGLEGRYREVMKDVKTLTLVSSAFSIPIGAFLAQLYGFTLPLLLTLIMELGTLFVAISIPEYKFKKPEISYHLHVLHSARELLRNDLLPLILVSIAVSMSINQFRKFFEPYLGEMLARSLGTTLMGTLGLLGIAEVLIKTLPRLIGIRLGKEWSVRAYEIAPLAIPVFTALSVLFQSPLFVVLLGVLATLVNTAFGFNISVEFQHRIPSEKRATVLSLDMMLSAMVMAAFYAVYGFAVDNLGLGKARLLFSIILLGIGAAFKLASFGPLREPLELRHLAEEL, from the coding sequence ATGGACCTGCTGGGGAGGTACAGGCTTCTCTTCATTCTCATGAACACGGGCTTCATCGGGAACCTCACGGTCATCTACTACCTCTCGAAGGGCATCACCTACGGCCAGATCGGCCTTGTGAGTGCGGTCTCAGCTCTGGGATTCTTCCTCTTCGAGGTTCCGACTGGTGTGGTGGCTGACAAGGTGAGCAGGAAGACCAGCGTGCTGATTGGAATGGCCCTCTTTTCCCTTGGCACGGTTATCCTCATTCTTCTCCAGAACTTTCCCATGCTCATAGCTTACGCCGTCGTTTCCTCCCTCGGGGCAACTTTCGCCAGCGGCAGCCTACAGGCTTGGCTCTTCGACAACCTCAAGCATCTTGGCCTGGAAGGCAGGTACCGGGAGGTGATGAAGGACGTTAAAACCCTGACGCTGGTATCGTCGGCCTTCTCGATACCCATTGGGGCATTTCTCGCCCAGCTCTACGGTTTTACCCTTCCTCTCCTCCTGACGCTCATCATGGAGCTGGGTACACTTTTCGTGGCCATTTCAATTCCCGAGTACAAGTTCAAGAAGCCAGAGATTTCTTACCATCTCCACGTGCTTCATTCCGCCAGAGAGCTCCTCAGGAACGACCTTCTCCCGCTGATTCTCGTATCAATCGCCGTATCCATGTCCATCAACCAGTTCCGCAAGTTTTTCGAGCCCTACCTCGGCGAGATGCTCGCGAGGAGCCTTGGAACGACGCTCATGGGGACCCTTGGACTGCTCGGCATCGCTGAGGTTTTGATTAAGACCCTTCCGCGGCTCATCGGGATTAGGCTGGGGAAGGAGTGGAGCGTGAGGGCCTATGAAATAGCACCCCTCGCGATTCCGGTTTTTACAGCCCTCTCGGTGCTCTTCCAGAGCCCGCTTTTTGTTGTCCTTCTCGGAGTCCTCGCGACCCTTGTGAACACCGCTTTTGGCTTCAATATCTCCGTCGAGTTCCAGCACAGGATACCGAGTGAAAAGAGGGCGACGGTTCTGTCCCTTGACATGATGCTCTCCGCGATGGTTATGGCGGCTTTCTATGCAGTCTACGGCTTTGCAGTGGATAATCTCGGCCTGGGGAAGGCGAGACTCCTCTTCTCAATAATTCTGCTGGGTATTGGTGCGGCCTTCAAGCTTGCAAGCTTCGGCCCCCTCAGGGAGCCGCTGGAGCTGAGGCATCTGGCGGAAGAACTCTGA